CATTCGCCAGTTACTAATGATATGTCAACAAATGGAAGAAAAGCAGATTCCATTAGAACAGAATTTGCGTCTATCTAATTATCTAGAGCGGTTTAGAGCGCATTTTAAAAGCCGGATGAATGCTCGGCGTTCTGGTGTACTAGCATTAACTTCTGATGAAAAATTAGATGAGCTAGCTATAAATTTGTTAGGACAATTACTATTTTGTACTGGTACAGCTGGAATGCAGCGATTCTGGATTAGTCTTTTTGACGGTGAAGTGGAATGAATATTCAACGTAAGTACAGTCTTCCTAATTGTACACTTCTTTTAGAAGGCTTAAGTGATGTCACTAGGGCTGCACACTTCCAGGAAATGCGCCCGGAATTATCAATATTGGTAAATGCAGAATGCTATTTATCTGGTTATAATCAGCCACTAACGGGAGGGCGGGAATTTTTTGAAAGTTTGGTGAGGGCTGTTAGTGGGTATGCCCAAGAATTTTTAAGTAGTGTACCTAATCCCCAAGCACACAATCAGGAATCGGAGCTAGTAGAGTTTCGGAAAGTTGATAGCAACCGACACAGATTAATCATACATTCCGAAGGAGCTCCAGAGGGATTCGATCGCTCTAACAATCCCAAACGTCCGCCAATTGAAATAGATTTGAATACGGTGCAGTTGTTTGATTTAGTAGAAGCAGTGGATCAGTTTTTTGCTGATACCCAAACTTTACCTGAACTTTCTCTAGAACTACAACCAGTTACCAGACGCTATGGCGGTGCTAGTCAAGCTTTGGTTAGGCAGGCTGTACCTGCTGCTGTGGGTGTGTCAAGTTTAGCAGTAGCTGCGATCGCCTTTAACTTGATTCCACCTCCCCAACTGCGTTCACCGCAGCCAAAAACAGATGAACAAAGTAGCTCTACAATAAACAATATCACTCCTCCAGCATCAGCGGCTGCAACACCCATTGCTGCTGCAACGCCTACATTAACGCCCACACTAACGCCTACAGCTAATGGAAAGCCGGCAGTTAAAGATTTAGAAGCACTTTTAAATACAGTTCCAGAAATTACCGATCCATCCCAGTTACGTGCATTGAATCGTCAAGTTTACAACCAAGTTCATCCAGCTTGGACTAATCGCTCAGGATTGCAACAAGATTTGATCTATCGTCTAGGTGTAGCTGCGGATGGAGCGATTGTCGGTTATAAAGCAGTGAATAAAGAGGCAAATCTAGGAGTAGGTCAAACTCCTCTGCCAAACGTACTTTACAATCCAGCTACCCGCCCTCCCATTTCCAATGAACCAATCGCCCAATTTCGAGTAGTATTTACTACACAGGGTGTGCTACAAGTTAGCCCTTGGCGGGGATATGCTAGAACGCCAGAGGTAGTGGGTACAAAAATTACTGACTCTAAGATAGTCAAAAATTTAAATCAAAAGCTTTATAGTACAGTTCGGCAAACTTGGAGTGGCACTCGCACCTTTACGCGAGATTTGAAATATCGGGTAGCAGTCAACAAAAATGGTGTAATTGCTGACTATGAACCACTCAACCAAGTTGCCTTTGACTATTTTCGGGAAACACCCCTTCCGAAGATGTTTAATGCTATCTACGGTTCCAATGTAGCAGCTCCCAACGATAAAGAACCTCTCGCCCACTTCCAAGTAATATTCAAGCCTAGCGGCAACCTGGAAGTTACACCTTGGAAGGGATATCAGTAATTGGGTATGGGGCATGGGAAAGAGAATTAAGTCCAATGCCCAATGCCCATTTATCGCGTAATTCTCCGCATATAATTTCCCCACAACTGAGCGGCTTGAGCGCTGCTCCCAGATGTCGGAGAATTATTGTCGTTTCCCAGCCAGACACCAGTTACAAGCCGCCGACTTGGGATAAAACCTATAAACCATAAGTCAACGTTTTTATCAGTCGTGCCTGTTTTCCCAGCTTCTCCCAGCCCAATGGCAGCACTACGACCGGTACCTCTGCTGATGACACCACGCATTAAACTAGTCATCTCATCGGCTACACCATTTGGCAAAACTCGTTTGTTAGCATCTGGATCTTGGTCGAAGGAGTAGATTACACGGCAGGTTTTGATATCATTGCGATCGCTGCAATCACCACTGTCTAAAATTCGGTTAATCGCATGAGGAGGATTCCACACTCCACGATTGCCAATAGAGCCAAAAGCACCAGTCATTTCCAAAACATTGACCACACTTTGGCCTAGTACCAAGCCAGGAACCGGATCGAGGTTTGACTTGATTCCCAAATTCTGAGCCATCGCTACCACTTTATTCAGCCCGATTTCTCTAGCAACTCCCAAGGCGATGGGATTTTCTGAAAGAGCCAGCCCGGTGGCAATATCTAAACTGCCAGCACCTGAACGACAGGGTTTGTAAGTGAAGCCTTGCCAAGTTAAAGGAGCGCAGGAATAACTCTTGGATGGTGAAATTCCCTGTTGAATAGCGGCGGTGTAAGCAAAGATTTTGAAGGTAGAACCTGGTTGTCTTTTAGCTTGAACAGCACGATTGAACTGACTTTTTTTGTAATCAGTTCCGCCTACCATTGCGAGGATGCCACCTGTACTGGAGTCAAGAGTTACTACAGCCCCTTGAGAAAAATTAAAATTTCCACCACTATTGTTGACTGAATTCCGCAACGCTGATTCAGCTTGGCTCTGGATCGCAGGATCAAGCTGGGTTTCAATGATATAATTCCCTTCGTTTGCGGCTCCCTCGCCCAAAATTGATTCAAGTTCAGAGAAGACGTAACTGTAAAAATAAGGAGCGATCGTCTTAGCTTGTTGTTCACAAACTTTAGGGCTAACTTGAACAGTGGAACGTCTAGCTCGGTTCGCATCTTCAGGTTTAATTTTGCCCATCTCCAGCAACCGCTTAATCACGCGGTTCCGGTATTCAGCTGCTTCTAGCTTATTTGGCCCATCTCCACAAAAATCAAATGCGTTGGGAGCAGGTAAAATTCCTACCAATGTTGCTGCTTCTGCCAAAGTTAATTCTTTAGCAGGCTTCTCAAAGTAATACCGAGCTGCATCCTCAAAGCCAGAGGTATCTCCCCCCAAAAAAACCCGATTTAAGTACATCAGCAAAATTTCATCTTTGCTGTAAAAGGTTTCTAGCTTTAAGGCGACAACTGCTTCTCGTAATTTGCGTCCAAGGGTATCCTGTCTGCCTACATACTCTCGGAACAAACTGCGGGCAACTTGCTGCGTAACAGTGCTGGCTCCTTGTTGTACATCTCCGCTACGACTATTGATCAACACGGCTCGTAAAATCCCCAGAGGGTCAACCCCAAAGTGCCAGTAATAACGACTATCTTCTGAAGCTACTACGGCAGATGGCAAATAAGGGCCAAATTCCTCTAAACGCTTCATATCTACATGAGAGATAGTTCGAGGCTCTCTCAGTGGGGTGGCTCCATCACGGGCGTAAACAACTACTGGAGCGCGTGTAGCTGTAGGTAGGGGTTTAACTGAAAATTTTAGCCATTCTACGCCAATTACCAACGCGAACAAGGCGCTGACACCACCAACACCATAAGCTGTCCAACTTGCAGCTTTGACATACCAGGCTGGTGGATCGACGTATTGTAAGCGCACAGAAGCGGCGAGTTCTGGGGGTCCCAGAGTCAGAATATCGCCGTGACGTAGTTCTAGGGAATTAACACGACGCTTGCCACGATAAATGCCATTGGTGGAGTTTTCGTCTTTGATGACGAAAACTGGTGTGCGCTGAGTAGAATTGCGCGATAGTGACAGGTGAATTTGGCTGACAACAGGGTTACGGACGACGATATCGCTGGATTTGGAGCTACGACCGAGAATATAGCGATCGCCCAACAGTGGATACACCTCTGCTTTATCCGCCCCCGCATCCTGCACCCAGAGTTCTGGTACTTTGGCATTAGGCTTGAGCGCCAGTTTGGAAAAATCAACCCTAGCTTGGATAGTATGGACTGCTTGAGTCAGTTGACCAATTAACGTTTGTGGCTTGTGAGGGGGTTGGGGAGAACTCATCGGCTATTCACATCACACTTTTTAGTGAAGAATGGGGCGAATTACAATTTTAGATGTTAGTCTTTCATCATTTTACTCATAAGCCAAAGCATAAATTAGCTATACGGTAATTTTTGATCCAATTTATACTTAATATTGCCTTTTAGTCTGAATAAGCTTGTGATTTTTATCACTTACTTACAGAAGCATAATTTTTTTTATTCTTAAATGCTTGTTATCTATAGCGTTTTTACTTAAATGACTAGCAGTATAGATTTTAGGATTGTGCTTATAAACACTAGTTGCTAACAAAGGACAGATTTAATTTTTACAGATTTTACATATTCACATATTCTGCGACAAACTGAAATATATTCATTTAGGAAGATTTTCTAAATCTCATTATCTGTTTTAATGGGCCGAGTGTTCCGTTGAGGTAAATTTCAGAATGATGGGAAAATCTCTGACCCTGATTGGTACAGCTCTATCCTTGGCTCTAACCACTAATATTGCCGTAGCCGAATCCAGTAAATCCCCCATAGCTCAATCCAGTAGCGAATCTACTAGCGCACCAACGGAAATCAAGATGTCGCCAGAAGGTATGAAAATTCTGTGCGAGTATTTTCCGCTTAACTCTCGCTGTCCCGGCGGCACAGCACTTACCCCTGGTGCGGCTCCTGGTAGCACTACAGCACCAGCAGAAACCACACCTAGCACTGCTCCTGGTAGCACTACAGTACCAGCAGAAACCACACCGAGTAACATCACTCCTCCCGATAGCACTACAGCACCAGGAAGCGTTACCCCACCTGATAGTGGAACTCCCGAAAGCACTCCAGCACCAGGAAGTGTTACCCCACCTGCACCTGGCGCTCCTAGTAACTTAACTCCAGCACCAGGAAGCGTTACCCCACCTGAACCTGGCGCTCCTAGTAACTTAACTCCAGCACCAGGAAGTGTTACTCCAACTGAACCTAGCACTCCTAGCAACTTGACTCCAGCACCAGGAACTACTCCAACTGAACCTGGCACTCCTAGCAACTTAACTCCAGCACCAGGAACCGTTACTCCATCTGAACCTGGCGCTCCTACAGAACCAGGTGCCAACTCTCCAAGTACTCCATCTACTGCTCCTGCCACAGGTAAATAAATTAAAAGCTGGATACGTCTGACATACTAATTTACCATCAGCGATCGCCTGTGCATCTTGACTTTCTGCACCAGTTATGAAAACTGGTGTAGGATATAAATCCAAATCTCTGGAACCCATAAATCAAGTCTTTGCATATAGGACTGAGCTATGGTTTCAGTAATTAATAGCCTGGGATTAATCATCCCAGGCTTAATAGTTTAATCCAACCTGCCAGTTGAAGTTGGTGTTTTTTGGAAGGAAGCAATTAACAGGAAAACAATACCAATACTAATAAAGGAATCTGCCACATTAAATACAGGAAAGCTAATCAGGCGAAAATCAAGAAAATCAACGACATGGCCTAAAACAAAGCGATCAATACCGTTGCCCATAGCTCCACCTAAAATTAAGCCATAGCCCAACTGATCCCATAAATTTAATGTTGGGCCAAACAAGGCCAACGCTATCAATACCAAACTCACTCCTAAAGATAGCCAGCGCAACCATTCTACTTTCCCACTTAACAGACTAAAGGCGGCACCAGTGTTAGTAACATAGGTGAAGTGAAATATTCCAGTTAAGAGTGGTAGTGTTTGCCCCAAACTGAAGGTTTGTACCACCCAGTATTTTGTTATTTGGTCTAGGAAAAAAGCTATAAAGGCAGCAATCCAGAAAAGGCGGTTTTTTAAACGCATGAAACTAGGGGCTAGAGACTAAGGACTAAGGACTAAGGACTAGGGGATAAGAAAATTGTAAATTTCTTGCCCCTAGCCTCTAGCCCCTTGATGACTAATAAAACATTAAGTGACGCAATATATATGCTATTACAGTAACGGCACAGACCACACTTAATTGCCCTGGTAGTGCAAACCAAGAGTATCTGAGGATTGCTTGCATCAAAGGTAGATTTTCTGTGCCTTTCCACTGAAAAATATAACTAATAATCAAATAACTAATACCGCATAGATGTAGAGTTAACAAGCCACAGATGCAACTAAAGGCAAGAGTTTCTAGTCGAGGTCTAGCTTTAAAGGCAACTAAGCCACAAATCCAAGCTCCAGGAATAAAGCCTAGTAGATAGCCAAACTGAGACAGCTTAACATAACCAATACCACCTCCATCAGCAAATACAGGTAATAAGGTTAACCCCATCACTAAATAGGCAATTTGCGAGAGCGCACCGGCATTTTTGCCCCCTAAACAACCTACTAACAGTACTGCGCCAATTTGAAAAGTGACACCTAAAGAAAAAGTCTGAATTCCGTGCTTACTCCAATTCCAAGGAAAGGTGATGCCATAAGCTTCTAA
The Nostoc punctiforme PCC 73102 genome window above contains:
- a CDS encoding transglycosylase domain-containing protein, with amino-acid sequence MSSPQPPHKPQTLIGQLTQAVHTIQARVDFSKLALKPNAKVPELWVQDAGADKAEVYPLLGDRYILGRSSKSSDIVVRNPVVSQIHLSLSRNSTQRTPVFVIKDENSTNGIYRGKRRVNSLELRHGDILTLGPPELAASVRLQYVDPPAWYVKAASWTAYGVGGVSALFALVIGVEWLKFSVKPLPTATRAPVVVYARDGATPLREPRTISHVDMKRLEEFGPYLPSAVVASEDSRYYWHFGVDPLGILRAVLINSRSGDVQQGASTVTQQVARSLFREYVGRQDTLGRKLREAVVALKLETFYSKDEILLMYLNRVFLGGDTSGFEDAARYYFEKPAKELTLAEAATLVGILPAPNAFDFCGDGPNKLEAAEYRNRVIKRLLEMGKIKPEDANRARRSTVQVSPKVCEQQAKTIAPYFYSYVFSELESILGEGAANEGNYIIETQLDPAIQSQAESALRNSVNNSGGNFNFSQGAVVTLDSSTGGILAMVGGTDYKKSQFNRAVQAKRQPGSTFKIFAYTAAIQQGISPSKSYSCAPLTWQGFTYKPCRSGAGSLDIATGLALSENPIALGVAREIGLNKVVAMAQNLGIKSNLDPVPGLVLGQSVVNVLEMTGAFGSIGNRGVWNPPHAINRILDSGDCSDRNDIKTCRVIYSFDQDPDANKRVLPNGVADEMTSLMRGVISRGTGRSAAIGLGEAGKTGTTDKNVDLWFIGFIPSRRLVTGVWLGNDNNSPTSGSSAQAAQLWGNYMRRITR
- a CDS encoding biotin transporter BioY, whose translation is MFAASNQLLWSMIGLLLTMGGTFLEAYGITFPWNWSKHGIQTFSLGVTFQIGAVLLVGCLGGKNAGALSQIAYLVMGLTLLPVFADGGGIGYVKLSQFGYLLGFIPGAWICGLVAFKARPRLETLAFSCICGLLTLHLCGISYLIISYIFQWKGTENLPLMQAILRYSWFALPGQLSVVCAVTVIAYILRHLMFY
- a CDS encoding DUF4335 domain-containing protein, whose translation is MNIQRKYSLPNCTLLLEGLSDVTRAAHFQEMRPELSILVNAECYLSGYNQPLTGGREFFESLVRAVSGYAQEFLSSVPNPQAHNQESELVEFRKVDSNRHRLIIHSEGAPEGFDRSNNPKRPPIEIDLNTVQLFDLVEAVDQFFADTQTLPELSLELQPVTRRYGGASQALVRQAVPAAVGVSSLAVAAIAFNLIPPPQLRSPQPKTDEQSSSTINNITPPASAAATPIAAATPTLTPTLTPTANGKPAVKDLEALLNTVPEITDPSQLRALNRQVYNQVHPAWTNRSGLQQDLIYRLGVAADGAIVGYKAVNKEANLGVGQTPLPNVLYNPATRPPISNEPIAQFRVVFTTQGVLQVSPWRGYARTPEVVGTKITDSKIVKNLNQKLYSTVRQTWSGTRTFTRDLKYRVAVNKNGVIADYEPLNQVAFDYFRETPLPKMFNAIYGSNVAAPNDKEPLAHFQVIFKPSGNLEVTPWKGYQ
- the lspA gene encoding signal peptidase II, whose product is MRLKNRLFWIAAFIAFFLDQITKYWVVQTFSLGQTLPLLTGIFHFTYVTNTGAAFSLLSGKVEWLRWLSLGVSLVLIALALFGPTLNLWDQLGYGLILGGAMGNGIDRFVLGHVVDFLDFRLISFPVFNVADSFISIGIVFLLIASFQKTPTSTGRLD